From Algoriphagus sp. NG3, the proteins below share one genomic window:
- a CDS encoding FtsB family cell division protein: MSNYLKYTKSFYFLGIVFFLAWMIFIDSNNVVNQVKLSNKLGQLEDQKEFYLDRKEKIKTEREELMSNPELLEKFAREKYLMKKNTEDLYVIVKK, translated from the coding sequence ATGAGCAACTATCTTAAGTACACGAAAAGCTTTTACTTTCTTGGAATCGTTTTCTTTCTGGCTTGGATGATTTTTATAGATTCTAATAATGTAGTAAACCAAGTGAAATTGAGTAATAAACTGGGGCAACTGGAGGATCAAAAAGAGTTTTATCTAGATAGAAAAGAAAAAATCAAGACTGAAAGGGAAGAATTGATGAGTAATCCAGAACTCTTGGAGAAGTTTGCCCGTGAAAAGTACTTAATGAAAAAAAACACTGAAGACCTGTATGTCATCGTTAAAAAGTAA